Proteins from a genomic interval of Solea solea chromosome 10, fSolSol10.1, whole genome shotgun sequence:
- the LOC131467175 gene encoding small integral membrane protein 26-like has product MKLKDLAKWNKRVSAAYAIGIWSMVVSYGYFKYTGRFEGMPVRNEEETQEPEDPNKFVHQTAHSKTVMVYKKDFVPYSTQIQNFLSTLFSSGPGSGDVGK; this is encoded by the exons ATGAAGCTGAAAGACTTGGCGAAGTGGAATAAAAGAGTGTCCGCGGCGTATGCCATTGGTATCTGGAGCATGGTAGTTTCATACGGTTATTTCAAATACACGGGTCGATTTGAGGGCATGCCCG TGAGAAACGAAGAGGAGACTCAAGAGCCCGAAGATCCAAATAAATTCGTCCACCAGACGGCTCACAGCAAAACTGTCATGGTCTACAAGAAGGACTTTGTTCCATACAGCACACAGATCCAAAACTTCCTCAGCACGTTATTCAGCAGTGGACCTGGGAGCGGAGACGTGGGAAAGTAA
- the dtd1 gene encoding D-aminoacyl-tRNA deacylase 1, with protein sequence MKAVIQRVNQAVVTVGEEQVSSIGRGLCVLLGLSTEDTQRDADYIVRKILNLRLFEDENGRAWSKSVMDRDFEVLCVSQFTLQCILKGNKPDFHSAMPAELAQPFYTSILENMRSIYKPELIKDGKFGAYMQVQIQNDGPVTIELNSPAGPSDARQLSKQEKQQQRKEKTRSKGPSESGREKGARSRQDTHASSGAEGDVSSEREP encoded by the exons atgaaagctGTCATTCAGAGAGTCAACCAGGCCGTGGTGACAG TGGGAGAGGAGCAGGTCAGTTCTATAGGACGAGGACTGTGTGTGCTGTTGGGTTTATCTACCGAGGACACTCAGAGAGACGCAGACTACAT AGTACGCAAGATCCTTAACCTGCGGTTGTTTGAAGATGAGAACGGGCGAGCCTGGAGCAAAAGTGTCATGGACCGGGACTTTGAGGTGCTTTGTGTGAGCCAGTTCACTCTGCAGTGTATACTGAAGGGCAACAAGCCAGACTTCCACTCAGCCATGCCTGCAGAGCTGGCCCAGCCCTTTTACACCAGCATCCTGGAGAACATGAGAAGTATCTACAAGCCAGAGCTCATAAAAG ATGGGAAGTTTGGAGCCTACATGCAGGTCCAGATCCAAAATGATGGACCTGTTACCATTGAACTGAACTCACCGGCTGGTCCTTCTGATGCCAGACAG CTGTCaaagcaggagaagcagcagcaaaggaaagagaagacgCGCTCTAAGGGGCCCTCAGAGTCAGGCAGGGAGAAAGGTGCCCGTTCCCGACAGGACACACACGCCAGTAGTGGAGCAGAGGGTGACGTGTCCTCAGAGAGGGAGCCCTAG